The Aquidulcibacter paucihalophilus genomic interval ACGGGCCGGCTGGCCATGGTGCTGGCGGTTCTGGAAGCGCGCTGCGGCTTCGGTTTCGGGGATCAGGACGTCTATCTGAACGTCGCCGGCGGCCTGCGCATCAACGAGCCGGCCGCGGATCTCGCGGCGGCCGCCGCCCTGATCAGTTCCGCGACCGACACCCCCCTGCCCCAGGGCTGTGTGGTGTTCGGGGAAATCAGCCTGTCGGGCGAGATCCGCGCCGTCGGACGGGCCGAGGCGCGGCTGCGGGAGGCGCAGAAACTGGGCTTCGACCGGGCCCTGACCCCACCCCTGACGGTCAAGCACAAGGGCGTCGGGGTCACATCGGTGACGCGGCTTGCGGAAGCGGTCGAACGAATCTCGCAAAACCGCTATTGAGACCGGACTGATCTCAGTTCGGGCGCGCATGACCGGTTTCGACGTTATCGCCATTCTGGTCATCCTCGCCTCGGCCGTGGCCGGCTGGGTGCGCGGAGGCACGCGCGAGATCATCACCCTCCTGAGCTTCGTGCTGGCTGCCTTCATCGCCCTCGTGGCCCTGCCCCTGACGGCCCCGCTCGGGCGGGCGCTGGTCAATCCGGACTGGGCGGGCACCATTGCGGCGGCTGTCGCCTCCTTCCTGCTGATCTATTTCGGCATCCGCATCTTCGGCTCGGTGCTGTCGAAACAGGCCCAGGCCCATCCGCAGCTGGGCGGGATCGACCGCTTCCTCGGCGTCTTCGTCGGCGCGGCGCGGTCGCTGGTCCTTCTGGGGGCCATCCATCTGGTCGTCGTCGCCGCCATGCCGGGCGAGCGCACGCCGCGCTGGCTCAGTGAGGCGACCCTCAGGCCGGTCACCGCCGGTGCCGCGCGGCTCATCCAGATCGTGCTGCCGGGCATCGGCCGGGGCGCTGACGCCCTGGCACCGGTCGTGACTTCGTCCGTGAACGAGGGCTTTTCCGGCGAAGAAGCCTTGCCCTCGCCCCAAACAAACAATACTCCGCCCGCGTCCGCCGCCGACTAGCGTTCCCCGCATCATCGGAGCCCCACGATGAGCAGTCCCGTGCATTCCATCGCTGACCCGGTTGTCCACCGGGCGCATCATCGCGACCCCGACGACGATCGGCCGCGGCTGGAGTGCGGCGTCTGCGGCGTGTGGGGGGCCGACAAGAACGCGGCCTCCGCCATCGTCGCGCTCGGCCTGCACGCCCTGCAGCATCGCGGC includes:
- a CDS encoding CvpA family protein — its product is MTGFDVIAILVILASAVAGWVRGGTREIITLLSFVLAAFIALVALPLTAPLGRALVNPDWAGTIAAAVASFLLIYFGIRIFGSVLSKQAQAHPQLGGIDRFLGVFVGAARSLVLLGAIHLVVVAAMPGERTPRWLSEATLRPVTAGAARLIQIVLPGIGRGADALAPVVTSSVNEGFSGEEALPSPQTNNTPPASAAD